The Alosa alosa isolate M-15738 ecotype Scorff River chromosome 9, AALO_Geno_1.1, whole genome shotgun sequence genome includes a region encoding these proteins:
- the acer1 gene encoding alkaline ceramidase 1 produces the protein MAGVFAYESSEVDWCEDNYRHSDNVVEYFNTMSSFIFFLISPIMLYLLHPYARERNLAVHLVWLMMVFVGLFSMYFHMTLSFMGQMLDELSILWVLALGYSLWFPRKHFPSFIKDRKSFSRMVLAVTLVTTLSSFVKPTANAYVLNCFALHILYSLCVEMRSCTDQRVLRLAKMSVGLWALAISCWISDRFGCSFWQKLNFCYLHGIWHILIVVATAYGSTLIAYLDASFEIPYSLPGLQYWPKDDWVLGLPYIVLKGTTKTRKGC, from the exons ATGGCTGGCGTGTTCGCCTACGAAAGCTCTGAGGTGGACTGGTGCGAGGACAACTACAGACACTCGGACAACGTGGTGGAATACTTTAACACA ATGAGCAGCTTCATattctttctcatttcccccATCATGCTCTACCTGTTGCACCCGTACGCCCGGGAGAGGAACCTGGCCGTACACTTGGTGTGGCTTATGATGGTCTTTGTGG GTCTGTTCTCTATGTATTTCCACATGACGCTGAGCTTCATGGGGCAGATGCTGGATGAGCTGTCTATCCTGTGGGTGCTGGCGCTGGGCTACTCCCTGTGGTTCCCACGCAAGCACTTCCCCTCCTTCATCAAGGACAG AAAGTCCTTCTCCAGGATGGTGCTAGCAGTGACGCTTGTGACCACGCTGTCATCGTTTGTGAAGCCCACAGCGAACGCCTACGTGCTCAACTGCTTCGCCTTACACATCCTCTATTCTCTATGTGTGGAGATGAGGAG TTGCACTGACCAGCGAGTCCTGCGTCTGGCTAAGATGTCTGTCGGGCTGTGGGCGCTAGCCATCTCCTGCTGGATCAGTGACCGTTTTGGATGCAGCTTCTGGCAAAAGCTCAACTTCTGCTACTTGCATGGCATCTG GCACATCCTGATAGTGGTGGCCACTGCCTACGGAAGCACGCTAATAGCCTATTTGGACGCTAGTTTCGAGATCCCCTACTCTCTGCCAGGTCTGCAGTACTGGCCCAAAGACGACTGGGTCCTGGGGCTGCCTTACATTGTCCTGAAGGGTACCACCAAGACCAGAAAGGGCTGTTAA